A segment of the Candidatus Methylomirabilota bacterium genome:
GCGCCAGGCGATGGACTTGAACCTGGCGCGCGGTCCCATTGGGAACGAGGCCACGCTGATCTTCCCGGCCACCTTGGACTGCTTGGGGTCGTTGAACTTCCCGTACAGGGTCGTGTCGGCCATGGTGATGGCGGCGTCGCCGGCCATGAAGATCGCGTTGGCGTCGTCCCGCGAATAGCCGGGCTGGCCGGGCGGGATGATCTTGTGCGTCTTGATGTTGTCCCACCAGAACTCCACGGCCTGCACCGCCTCCGGCTCGGCGATGGCCGCTTTCCAGCCGTGCTTGCCGAGCTCCTCGCTGCGGCGCTCGTGGATCGGGAGCAGGAGGTCGCCGCCGTTGGCCCAGATGGACCAGAAGAAGGTGAACCAGCCGTGGGGGTACTTCATGCCGCCGGTGAATCCCCACTTGACCTTGCCGCCCTTCTGGAGGCGCTGGCCGGTCTTCACCAGGTCCTCCCAGGTGCGCGGGAACTCGCTCTCCTTGAGGAGGTCGGTCCGGTAGAAGAAGGTGCCGATCGTCTCGACGAAGGGCACGCCGGTGTCCTTGCCCTCCCACACGAACGGCGGCTCCAGGATGAAGCGGGTCATCTTCTTGATGGCGGCCACATCGTCGACGGGCTCCAGGTAGCGCCCCCACAGCTGGCCCCAGTCGTCGTTGTGCCAGATGACATCGTACTGGCCCCCTCTCGATGTCAGATTGGCGGTCATCTTTTCGACATAGACTTCGTATGAAGTCGGTACCGGCGTGAGTGTTACTTTGTGCTCGGTCGCCCAGACCTTCATCCATTTGATCGAGTTCTCGTGGATAGGGTGGGGCATGTAGCCGATCTTGAGCTCCATCTGCTGGGCTCGAGCCGGGGCGGCGGCGCCGAGGCCGAGCGCCAGACCCCCGCCCACGGTTCTGAGGAACGTCCGCCGGTGCACGGTGACGCGCTGCTCGCTCATCTGGCGTCCTCCTCTGGCGCGGGAGGTTCGTATCGGGCGGTGGTTGGAGTGCAAGGCATAGCATCTCCGGCCGCACGCCCGCAACTCGAAATTTGCCCGCCGTTCGCATATCTTCGAGAGGGGGTTGCAGGGACAACCATGACGCCCCGGACACGCATCGGCCTGGCGGTCCTGCTGGCGATCGCCTTTCCCACACCCCGTGTCGGCCACGCCGAGTGGTGGAAGGAGCCGCCCGCCGGCCGCCTCGATCAGAAGATCGTCGATGCGTCGGGTCAGACCGCGGCGCGGCTCAGGTGGGACGACGGCTCCATCCAGATCAGGGCGCGGGCCACCACGGACGGGCCGCCCGCGCCCGATCAGGCCGACGAGCGAGCGCGGGCGCTGGACGCCGCGCGCCAGCGCGCGCAGCTCAAGCTGGCGGAGATCGTCGAGGGGGTGACGATCGACGGCGCCACCGACGTGAAGAACGCGATGGCCAGCGAGC
Coding sequences within it:
- a CDS encoding extracellular solute-binding protein; the encoded protein is MSEQRVTVHRRTFLRTVGGGLALGLGAAAPARAQQMELKIGYMPHPIHENSIKWMKVWATEHKVTLTPVPTSYEVYVEKMTANLTSRGGQYDVIWHNDDWGQLWGRYLEPVDDVAAIKKMTRFILEPPFVWEGKDTGVPFVETIGTFFYRTDLLKESEFPRTWEDLVKTGQRLQKGGKVKWGFTGGMKYPHGWFTFFWSIWANGGDLLLPIHERRSEELGKHGWKAAIAEPEAVQAVEFWWDNIKTHKIIPPGQPGYSRDDANAIFMAGDAAITMADTTLYGKFNDPKQSKVAGKISVASFPMGPRARFKSIAWRDAWAWAIPVHIDPVKKKVAKELLNWINLNREAQVDLWKSTGGFPPNEEVQKELIKTDAVFRKFRAATIESEKLIHGAFYFARWPEFFATAIDHMVKAVTGRRDAIKPTLAEGAKKMSEIAART